A region from the Aegilops tauschii subsp. strangulata cultivar AL8/78 chromosome 5, Aet v6.0, whole genome shotgun sequence genome encodes:
- the LOC109770524 gene encoding uncharacterized protein: MSPRRRGSSGYRSVCQRPSGAFYAEIRSGAVRLALGTFETPHEAAPRAQSVAPPPRLITYQDREEYHRRRRRLLITKADERAMAEWCQRYQQDVTDENAFWMERTARHRAERAERRRRKALAEAQCDLFNAGGELFFDSDDPHWEDAWLDTSDDTSKNDDEDDLK, encoded by the exons ATGTCGCCGCGCCGCCGGGGATCTTCGGGCTACCGCAGCGTCTGCCAGCGCCCCTCCGGCGCCTTCTACGCTGAGATTCGGTCCGGCGCCGTCCGCCTCGCCCTCGGCACGTTCGAGACCCCGCACGAGGCCgccccgcgc GCGCAGTCCGTCGCCCCTCCGCCTCGTCTTATAACATACCAGGACCGTGAGGAATACCACAGACGCCGGCGCCGCCTCCTCATCACAAAGGCGGACGAGCGAGCCATGGCGGAGTGGTGCCAGCGATACCAGCAGGACGTCACCGACGAGAACGCCTTCTGGATGGAGAGGACGGCAAGGCACCGTGCGGAGCGGGCGGAGAGGCGTCGGCGGAAGGCACTCGCGGAGGCGCAGTGCGATCTATTTAACGCAGGTGGGGAGTTGTTCTTCGACTCAGACGATCCTCATTGGGAAGACGCATGGCTCGATACCTCGGACGACACCAGCAAGAATGATGATGAGGACGACTTGAAGTAG